The following is a genomic window from Xyrauchen texanus isolate HMW12.3.18 chromosome 6, RBS_HiC_50CHRs, whole genome shotgun sequence.
CAagaattgccccattcacttccattttaagtgccacactttaaagagttttttttttttttaaagaaaatgagggacgagtctctattaatttttgtggtaatccacattaaaccagaaatgctgttgattgagcttaacttgttctgATCCTGGACcattcatttaaacaaaaaaagtcacacacacacaaatgacctCAGATCTGAATGTGGCTCACAGGAGTCTCCAGGTAGAGCAAAATTAAATTTACAATAGAAATTGATATGACTAACTATTTGTTGTACTTCCGTGACTGTGCAGGCCTGGAACTCACATGTTTTTATATGACCTATTTTCAGATTTTCCATGATTGTTGGAACCCTGgataaaataattgataattatttaCCTATAAATATGCAAAAGCTATACTTGATTCTACAAAGCAAGTAAATCATTAAAATACTGAAATAACCAAAAAGCATTTCCTTAGAAATATTTTCATCCGCACAGTAAATATAGTTGACTTTTTAAGCCTCGAACAATGTAGAATAATCTGTTATTGATTTTGCAGCAAGAAAGGCTGTTTAGTTGATTCTCAAATTCTCAATGCTTCATCACTTTTCAACagctaacaaaatgtaaaaaaaaaaaaaagattcaagtGAATGGATGCATAACTATAATAGACATTTCAATTAATATGTATAACAATTACTCTCCATCACATTTCAGAACATCCAGATCTTCTGAAACATGATGGAGAGTAACTGTTATACAAGCACATTAATTGAAATGTCTATTATAGTTATGTATCCATTCAACTGAATCATTTTTACATCTTATAGttgcttgtcctatgtagggttgCAGGTCATGCAATTGCCTACAGCCAGTGTTAGGGTCTCCAAATAACTTAACcaggatttatttttttcaactgtTAGGGAAACCAGAGTACCCAGAGGAAACCCATGTGAACACgtggagaacatgcaaactccaaacAGAAAGGTCCAGTTGAGCCAGGACCCGGGACCTTCAGTCATCAAACCCTACTTTCTTTAGTGGAGCACAAACAACAATATTTTGATGGACATATGATGCAAATAtatccatacaaagcaagtcaaAGGGGTCCAAACTTCCAAGCTTGATGTATGTGCCAAGCATGAAGAAGTGTAATGACTGTGTCAAGGAGACAGCAGATAGcaggatttatagtgaaaaaggagctaCATTTCTCAACCAAAActtcacttcaaaagacatggattatctttatgtactttttgaagcttgaaaagtTTTGGACCACATTGATTTAGATTGTATGGatatatatttacattgtttCTCCAACAAATtatctttgtgttccgcagaagaaagtcatacgagtctGAGACTAGGGTGACTAAATgattcatttcattcattttctttttttgggtgaactatctcttttaaGAGAAAAATGTCACTTTGGATTTTTCTGAAATTCACACGGTTTCAAACATTGGACCTAAAGATGAACTTCACTCACATCTTTCCAGAATGCTTTTTGAAATGAGTTGATCGGGTGTAAGTCATCCCACTTGAAGGCTTCTCTTCAGTATGCTCTTTCTCATGTGATTTCAAGGCTGCTAAATGagtgaaacactttccacacCGCGAGCACTTGTAGGGTTTATCTTTAATGTGGATTCTTTGGTGCATCTTCAAGTTGCCGGATCCTGTAAAGGCATCGCCACACTCAGGGCACACAAAAGCTTTCCCACTATGAATTTCCTGGTGCTCTTTAAAACGGTGCAAGCATGAAAAGCTTTTTCCGCAAACAGAACACAAATAGGACTTTTCATTTGAAACCGCAATAACACTTTTATCACATTCATCACAGTTTGCTTCAGGGTGCTGATAGTATAGATGATTTTCAAGACATTTTAAATACGAGAAACCCTTTCTGCAGTGAGGGCACACAAAgggcctctctccagtgtgaacagTCACGTGCCTATCAAGGTTTACTTGATATTTGAATCTCATTCCACACTGGAGGCATGCGAGAGGCTTATCTTTAGCGTGAATTGTTGCGTGATTCTTAAGATGATCTTTACGAGTGAAGTTCtctccacactgagggcatgtgtAAACGTTCTTAGCGTTGTTAATTCTTATATGAGCCTTTGTTTGTTGTGAGGAATTCTGTTCAGTCTGTGAGCAACTAAATGATTTCTCTCCAGGTGTGACATTAGGAGATTTCTGATGCTGATgcttctcctccacttcattcagttcttctttttcctttttcacttccatcaggtctaaaacaaacacaataaatagtcaaaaatcaattaaatagcaacaaatgtgaaatgaacagaaaatgaTTAGGGGCAGGCatttgagtaattttgtagtcgagtactctaaTTTAGGAGTAATCGGGTACTCTTttttttgcgtgtgtgtgtgttaaagagtacgttaaaatttttatttttttttaaatgtacagtaaaaaaaaacattagctcTCACCCGgagcttacatagaaaccaatactgatGGCAAGTGGGTaatgcacatatataaacacTTGAGTCTACATAAAGACTCTCATTTCACATGTTTTTATTCTGTGTTAAGAGATTTCAAGCATACCTGTCTGTTAAGCCTTTAGAGTATTTTTTCCACCATAAAAGCGGATCCATAAATAAGAACTGAATACAAAGAGAGCAGAAATTGCCTTGTAATCCAACTTGACTTTGCTTTAGAAGTACAGACGCCATGTTATATCTTCATCTCTCATTCGGCAGGTGTTACCAACTACTTCACATGGGAAGTCACCAAAGGCTCGCTGAAATGTCACTAAAAGAGCTAAATCACGTGATGTCATTTATTATGAAAGACGTCTAATTTACATGGGCAAGTGAATTGGCGTAAAGAGCTTCGGCAATTCTTTAGAGGCATCGAACcattttttctttaattgaactaATGATTTAACAATTAGTATTTAACTACTAATCATTTAGCTATCACTAATTGAACTTGCCAAACATTCAGAAAGTGagagatttctatttatttattttttcagtcaattatgttttgtaaattaatctgCATTATTGAACAATGGCTAAATCAAAATGATCCTTGCAACAGCAACCTGGGGTAGGCCGAGGTGTAGCTTTGGggatgttgtttttattattatttatataaaacatgGATCTATATGCCTTTTATGACTCACATGGAGCTGTTTTGGAGATAATACTGCATgtaatacagttgaagtctgtagtttacatacaacttagcaaatacatttaaactcagtttttccacaattcctgacctttaattgtagaaaacattccctgtcttaagtcagttaggatcactacttgattttaagaatgagaaatgtcagaataatattagagtatgaattatttcagcttttatttccttcacattcccagtgtgtcagaagtttacatacactttgtaagtatttggtagcattgcctttaaattgtttaacttgggttacACTTggttttgggtagtcttccacaagcttctcacaataagtttctggaattttggcccattcctccagacagaactggtgtaactggttATGGTGTCATGTTTGTAGGCATCCTTGCTCGCACGCGCTTTTTCTGTTCGACCCACAAATTGTcagttcagggctttgtgatggtcactccaataccttgacttttggtacttttccactgcacgttacggttcgactcgactcgactcaactctgctcatttaacttttctgagcttgcgttTCCACTACAGTTTGGTgccacctcaacatgggtgggattataggctgatcgtcatagttcatagcgtgtcggaaatccagagacactggtagtgacaattctccctgacaatcagtgatctgcaggattttgacgtcacatttagtatcggctcggctggaaccttgaccgaggtggtactaaaaacagtATCAGGTACCA
Proteins encoded in this region:
- the LOC127644569 gene encoding oocyte zinc finger protein XlCOF2-like, giving the protein MDFIKEEREDMGYPETHRMKNEETEEQIDLMEVKKEKEELNEVEEKHQHQKSPNVTPGEKSFSCSQTEQNSSQQTKAHIRINNAKNVYTCPQCGENFTRKDHLKNHATIHAKDKPLACLQCGMRFKYQVNLDRHVTVHTGERPFVCPHCRKGFSYLKCLENHLYYQHPEANCDECDKSVIAVSNEKSYLCSVCGKSFSCLHRFKEHQEIHSGKAFVCPECGDAFTGSGNLKMHQRIHIKDKPYKCSRCGKCFTHLAALKSHEKEHTEEKPSSGMTYTRSTHFKKHSGKM